A single region of the Massilia sp. erpn genome encodes:
- a CDS encoding DUF6279 family lipoprotein, whose protein sequence is MQKFNTQHSFSRRASLYIVLVVALLVTACSSLRLAYNNGDTLLYWWLDGYIDFDGEQKGEVKHDIDELFRWHRKTQLQDYVQVLQKTQAQLQQGKVSRADLLASYHDARNRTQALLLKAAPDIADMALTLHPEQLAQMEKKFAKNNADFRKKNMKGDREQQNKFRYKKSMDQFELWFGNFSSEQEAAIRRASDARPLDNEIWLDERMRRQRSILELAQRIAREQPSREQAIAWVQSLIRESFARMDNSERKPFMDAYTSSTIDLVYTVVQLATPAQKAHAHKRMQGWIDDFNTLAAQAK, encoded by the coding sequence ATGCAAAAGTTTAACACGCAGCACTCTTTTTCCCGCCGTGCCAGCCTGTATATCGTGCTGGTCGTGGCTTTGCTGGTCACAGCGTGCAGCTCGCTGCGCCTGGCCTATAACAATGGCGATACCTTGCTTTACTGGTGGCTGGATGGCTATATCGATTTCGATGGCGAACAGAAGGGCGAGGTCAAACACGATATCGACGAACTGTTCCGCTGGCACCGCAAAACCCAGTTGCAGGACTATGTGCAAGTGCTGCAAAAAACCCAGGCCCAGCTGCAACAGGGCAAGGTCAGCCGCGCCGACCTGCTGGCCAGCTATCACGATGCGCGCAACCGCACCCAGGCCCTGCTGCTCAAGGCGGCGCCCGATATCGCCGATATGGCGCTGACCCTGCATCCCGAGCAGCTGGCCCAGATGGAAAAGAAATTCGCCAAGAACAATGCCGATTTCCGCAAAAAGAATATGAAGGGGGACCGCGAGCAGCAGAACAAGTTCCGCTATAAGAAGTCGATGGACCAGTTCGAGCTGTGGTTCGGCAATTTCAGTTCCGAGCAGGAAGCGGCCATCCGCCGCGCCTCCGACGCCCGTCCGCTCGACAATGAAATCTGGCTCGACGAGCGCATGCGCCGCCAGCGCAGCATCCTGGAACTGGCGCAGCGCATCGCGCGCGAACAGCCCAGCCGCGAGCAAGCCATCGCCTGGGTGCAGAGCCTGATCCGCGAAAGCTTCGCGCGCATGGACAATTCCGAGCGCAAACCTTTCATGGATGCGTATACCAGCAGCACCATCGACCTGGTCTACACCGTGGTCCAGCTGGCCACGCCGGCGCAGAAAGCCCATGCCCACAAGCGCATGCAGGGCTGGATCGACGATTTCAACACCCTGGCGGCCCAGGCCAAATAA
- the glmU gene encoding bifunctional UDP-N-acetylglucosamine diphosphorylase/glucosamine-1-phosphate N-acetyltransferase GlmU, translating to MNVVILAAGMGKRMQSALPKVLHPLAGKPLLWHVIDTARTLSPAKLCVIYGHGGAAVLESLEKQKKPDGMQITAALQEPQLGTGHAVMQALPELDDNAPTLILYGDVPLTSAASLQRLVEAAGQDKLGILTVVQDNPFGLGRIVRVGGQIMRIVEEKDANEFERAIKEINSGIMVAPTARLKQWLTALKNDNAQGEYYLTDIVAQAVAEGVDVVSAHPDAEWEVLGVNSKVQLAELEGIHQNNIAKSLLEKGVTVIDPHRIDVRGELICGRDVTIDVGCVFEGRVELADGVTVGPYNVLVNARVAAGATIKPFCHIEEAVVGPASIIGPYARLRPGTELGEDVQVGNFVEIKNSQVAAHSKANHLAYIGDATVGSRVNIGAGTITCNYDGANKFRTVIEDDAFIGSDSQLVAPVTVGAGATLGAGTTLTKDAPAGKLTISRPKQLTIEGWTRPVKVKK from the coding sequence ATGAACGTAGTTATTCTCGCCGCCGGCATGGGCAAACGCATGCAGTCTGCCCTGCCGAAAGTTTTGCATCCCCTGGCCGGTAAGCCACTGCTGTGGCACGTGATCGATACCGCGCGCACCTTGTCTCCCGCCAAATTATGCGTGATCTACGGTCACGGCGGCGCAGCCGTGCTGGAATCGCTGGAAAAACAGAAAAAGCCGGATGGCATGCAGATCACCGCCGCCCTGCAGGAACCGCAGCTGGGCACCGGCCATGCCGTGATGCAGGCGCTGCCGGAACTCGATGACAACGCGCCGACCCTGATCCTGTACGGTGACGTGCCGCTGACCAGCGCCGCTTCGCTGCAGCGCCTAGTCGAGGCGGCTGGCCAGGACAAGCTCGGCATCCTGACCGTGGTGCAGGACAATCCCTTCGGCCTGGGCCGCATCGTGCGCGTCGGCGGCCAGATCATGCGCATCGTCGAAGAGAAGGATGCCAACGAATTCGAGCGCGCCATCAAGGAAATCAATAGCGGCATCATGGTGGCGCCGACTGCGCGCCTGAAGCAGTGGCTGACCGCGCTGAAGAACGACAATGCCCAGGGCGAGTACTACCTGACCGATATCGTGGCCCAGGCCGTGGCCGAGGGCGTGGATGTGGTCTCGGCCCATCCGGACGCAGAGTGGGAAGTGCTGGGCGTGAACAGCAAGGTGCAGCTGGCCGAGCTGGAAGGCATCCACCAGAACAATATCGCCAAGTCCCTGCTGGAAAAAGGCGTGACCGTGATCGACCCGCACCGCATCGATGTGCGCGGCGAGCTGATCTGCGGCCGCGACGTCACCATCGACGTCGGCTGCGTCTTCGAAGGCCGCGTCGAGCTGGCCGATGGCGTCACGGTCGGCCCCTACAATGTGCTGGTGAACGCCCGCGTGGCGGCCGGCGCCACCATCAAGCCCTTCTGCCATATCGAAGAGGCTGTGGTCGGTCCGGCTTCCATCATCGGCCCGTATGCCCGCCTGCGTCCCGGCACCGAGCTGGGCGAGGACGTGCAGGTGGGTAACTTCGTCGAGATCAAGAACAGCCAGGTGGCGGCGCACAGCAAGGCCAATCACCTGGCCTATATCGGCGACGCCACCGTCGGTTCGCGCGTGAATATCGGCGCCGGCACCATCACCTGCAATTACGACGGCGCCAACAAGTTCCGCACCGTGATCGAGGACGACGCCTTCATCGGCAGCGACAGCCAGCTGGTGGCGCCCGTCACCGTGGGCGCGGGCGCCACCCTGGGCGCAGGCACCACCCTGACCAAGGATGCGCCGGCCGGCAAGCTGACGATTTCCCGTCCCAAGCAATTGACCATCGAAGGCTGGACGCGTCCGGTCAAGGTCAAGAAGTAA
- a CDS encoding efflux RND transporter periplasmic adaptor subunit, protein MAFPKQLLTRRRLAAVLLLALGAAGAFWWQQQRKAPKIETARLAKASIEANVMAVGTLQPRSYVDIGAQVSGQILRLHVTPGATVSKGQLLVEIDPSVQQATVDAGRAALAGLNAQLSEQRAQHRLAGQQHTRQQQLARDGATREEDMQLAVAALETAAARIANLQAQIQQTQATLKADEARLGYTRIYAPMSGTVVSVEAREGQTLNATYQTPNVLRVADLSGMTVWTEVSEADVRRVKPGMPVYFSTLGGNQRRWHGKVRQLLPAPPQAEARNNGTAITPSSGKVVLYTALFDVDNSDGELMPQMTAQVHFVTASVKNVLVAPLPALTALEGKPGQFSARVMNQDGAIEQRVVQVGVRNRLSAEVLGGLREGELLVTGEMPSDSASRFQL, encoded by the coding sequence ATGGCTTTTCCGAAACAGCTCCTCACCCGCCGCCGGCTGGCGGCAGTCCTTCTGCTGGCGCTGGGCGCGGCTGGCGCCTTCTGGTGGCAGCAGCAGCGCAAAGCACCCAAGATCGAGACCGCCCGCCTGGCCAAGGCCAGTATCGAAGCGAATGTGATGGCGGTCGGCACTTTGCAGCCGCGCAGCTATGTGGATATCGGCGCCCAGGTCTCGGGCCAGATCCTGCGTCTGCACGTCACGCCCGGCGCTACCGTCAGCAAGGGGCAGTTGCTGGTCGAAATCGATCCCAGCGTGCAGCAGGCCACCGTGGACGCCGGACGGGCCGCCCTGGCGGGTCTGAATGCGCAACTGTCCGAACAGCGCGCCCAGCACCGTCTGGCGGGCCAGCAGCACACCCGCCAGCAGCAACTGGCACGCGACGGCGCCACCCGCGAGGAGGATATGCAGCTGGCCGTGGCCGCGCTGGAGACGGCGGCGGCCCGCATCGCCAACCTGCAGGCCCAGATCCAGCAGACGCAAGCCACCCTCAAGGCCGACGAGGCGCGCCTGGGCTATACCCGCATCTACGCGCCCATGAGCGGCACCGTGGTCTCGGTCGAGGCGCGCGAAGGCCAGACCCTGAACGCCACCTACCAGACGCCGAATGTGCTGCGCGTGGCCGACCTGTCGGGCATGACGGTATGGACCGAAGTCTCGGAAGCCGATGTACGGCGCGTGAAGCCCGGCATGCCGGTGTATTTCAGCACCCTGGGCGGCAACCAGCGGCGCTGGCATGGCAAGGTACGCCAGCTGCTGCCCGCCCCGCCCCAGGCCGAGGCGCGCAATAACGGCACGGCCATCACGCCCTCCTCGGGCAAGGTGGTGCTGTACACCGCGCTGTTCGATGTGGATAACAGCGATGGCGAGTTGATGCCGCAGATGACGGCCCAGGTGCATTTCGTCACCGCCTCGGTCAAGAATGTGCTGGTGGCGCCGCTGCCCGCGCTGACGGCGCTGGAAGGCAAGCCGGGCCAGTTTTCCGCACGCGTCATGAACCAGGATGGCGCCATCGAACAGCGCGTGGTGCAGGTCGGCGTGCGCAACCGCCTCTCGGCCGAGGTGCTGGGCGGCCTGCGCGAAGGCGAGCTGCTGGTGACGGGCGAGATGCCATCCGATAGCGCCAGCAGGTTCCAGCTGTGA
- a CDS encoding MacB family efflux pump subunit: MSAPPLISLQGIRKRYGGGHGTPPVEVLRGISLDIHAGEFVAIVGASGSGKSTLMNMLGCLDRPSEGVYSFAGEDVSTLDADQLAWLRREAFGFVFQGYHLIATESARENVELPAVYAGMAPAQRAERAQALLQRLGMDSRMEHRPNQLSGGQQQRVSIARALMNGGRILLADEPTGALDSTSGAEVMALLHELADAGHTIILITHDRNVAAQARRVIEVRDGQVVSDSAHAGHAAGGHGLPPPDMRQVAQQNGHGGGASFWTDIREAARAAWRVMWVNRFRTGLTLLGIVIGVASVIVMLAIGMGARQKVVAQLGAFGSNLMYMSSIGNSSRLPGRSITLADLEAVAELPNISHVLPNVTGNQVVRFRNRDVQTYVRGSGAALPRIQTWPLARGGFFTAQDDRELANVAVLGHKLAQELMPDVADPIGQIILIGNLPLQVVGVMSEKGALTGDRDEDNVLLLPFSTAGLKVFGQREPTYTVIAVDDVSRVAQTQAAMEALMLERHGLRDFDVGNAAASIAAEAKTSDTMTLMLSLIAAVSLVVGGIGVMNVMLMTVRERTREIGIRMATGARQRDILRQFMTEAVLVSLTGGLIGVVVGLALGAALLWWDVALIFSLRAIGGAFGCALITGLVFGYMPARTASRLDPVQALASE; this comes from the coding sequence GTGAGCGCGCCACCGCTGATTTCCCTGCAGGGCATCAGAAAACGTTATGGTGGCGGCCACGGTACGCCGCCGGTCGAGGTGCTGCGCGGGATTTCACTCGATATCCACGCCGGCGAATTCGTCGCCATTGTCGGCGCCTCCGGCTCGGGCAAATCGACGCTGATGAATATGCTGGGCTGTCTCGACCGCCCCAGCGAAGGCGTTTACAGCTTTGCCGGCGAAGACGTTTCCACGCTGGACGCCGACCAATTGGCATGGCTGCGGCGCGAAGCGTTCGGCTTCGTGTTCCAGGGTTATCACCTGATCGCCACCGAATCGGCGCGCGAAAACGTCGAGCTGCCCGCCGTGTATGCGGGCATGGCGCCGGCGCAGCGCGCGGAAAGGGCCCAGGCCCTGCTGCAGCGCCTGGGCATGGACAGCCGCATGGAGCATCGTCCCAACCAGCTTTCGGGCGGCCAGCAGCAGCGCGTCTCCATCGCGCGCGCCCTGATGAACGGCGGCCGCATCCTGCTGGCCGATGAGCCGACCGGCGCCCTCGATTCCACCAGCGGGGCCGAAGTCATGGCGCTGCTGCACGAACTGGCCGACGCCGGCCACACCATCATCCTGATCACCCACGACCGCAACGTGGCGGCCCAGGCGCGCCGCGTGATCGAAGTGCGCGACGGTCAGGTCGTCAGCGACTCGGCGCATGCAGGCCACGCTGCCGGTGGGCACGGCTTGCCGCCGCCCGATATGCGCCAGGTGGCGCAGCAGAACGGCCATGGCGGCGGGGCTTCCTTTTGGACCGATATCCGCGAGGCGGCGCGCGCCGCATGGCGTGTGATGTGGGTGAACCGCTTCCGCACCGGCCTGACTTTGCTCGGCATCGTGATCGGCGTGGCCTCGGTGATCGTCATGCTGGCGATCGGCATGGGCGCGCGGCAGAAGGTCGTGGCCCAGCTGGGCGCTTTCGGCTCCAACCTGATGTATATGTCCTCCATCGGCAACAGCTCGCGCCTGCCGGGCCGCAGCATCACCCTGGCCGACCTGGAAGCGGTGGCCGAACTGCCGAATATCAGCCATGTGCTGCCCAACGTCACCGGCAACCAGGTGGTGCGCTTCCGCAACCGCGATGTGCAGACCTATGTGCGCGGCAGCGGCGCCGCCCTGCCGCGTATCCAGACCTGGCCGCTGGCGCGCGGCGGCTTCTTCACCGCGCAGGATGACCGTGAACTGGCCAACGTCGCGGTGCTGGGCCACAAGCTGGCGCAGGAACTGATGCCCGATGTGGCTGATCCTATCGGCCAGATCATCCTGATCGGCAATCTGCCGCTGCAGGTGGTCGGCGTGATGAGCGAAAAAGGCGCGCTGACCGGCGACCGCGACGAGGATAATGTGCTGCTGCTGCCCTTTAGCACCGCCGGCCTGAAAGTCTTCGGCCAGCGCGAGCCGACGTACACCGTGATCGCCGTCGATGACGTCAGCCGCGTGGCCCAGACCCAGGCCGCGATGGAAGCGCTGATGCTGGAGCGCCATGGCCTGCGCGACTTCGATGTCGGCAACGCCGCCGCCTCGATTGCCGCCGAAGCGAAAACCAGCGACACCATGACCCTGATGCTCAGCCTGATCGCCGCCGTCTCCCTGGTGGTGGGCGGCATCGGCGTCATGAATGTCATGCTGATGACGGTGCGCGAACGCACGCGCGAAATCGGCATCCGCATGGCGACCGGCGCCCGCCAGCGCGACATCCTGCGCCAGTTCATGACTGAAGCGGTGCTGGTCTCCTTGACCGGTGGCCTGATAGGCGTCGTGGTGGGGCTGGCGCTGGGTGCCGCCCTGCTGTGGTGGGACGTGGCCCTGATCTTCTCGCTGCGCGCCATTGGCGGCGCTTTTGGCTGCGCCCTGATCACCGGGCTGGTATTCGGCTATATGCCCGCCCGCACCGCCTCCCGCCTCGACCCGGTGCAAGCCCTCGCCTCCGAATGA
- a CDS encoding TolC family protein, translated as MKHTTVPLCLTILPLLAACAGAPASKSTPDIVAPAAWRNAAAARADDRHQPAPQADWWRAFGSSELDELLARALLDNHDLAAAAARVDQAYAALRMADANRLPSLNAQASGGGDGRLGTRQASSASGASYNAALRASYEIDLRGRNRALSDSAAAQLQASRYEREASRLSVTGAVVNAWLQRSALAERLAIADANIASAERMLALVAARVRAGAAHPLELAQQRGLLAAQHRQRAELRQQHEDSHLALALLLGQPPANVHLGAWHRSDTGSAAESNVRLGSDPKVDTGSAVPLQRLALPAADAGLPSGLLARRPDIASAEAQLAAADADVAAARAALFPSLTLDGALASSAKGFSGLFDNPVYSLAAAIGAPLFDGGRLAAGRDLAGARRSELLAAYRRTVMTAFADVERALNAIASLAIQRGAQDEELREAGRALALAEARYRAGAENALTLLDAQRTLYAAQDASLQLQLARLQASVALHQALGGGWQQGS; from the coding sequence ATGAAACACACAACCGTGCCGCTCTGCCTGACCATCCTGCCGCTGCTGGCCGCCTGCGCCGGCGCGCCCGCGAGCAAAAGCACGCCGGACATCGTCGCCCCAGCCGCATGGCGCAATGCCGCTGCTGCACGGGCCGACGATAGGCATCAACCCGCACCGCAAGCCGATTGGTGGCGCGCCTTCGGCAGCTCTGAACTGGATGAGTTGCTGGCCCGCGCCCTGCTAGATAATCACGATCTCGCCGCTGCCGCCGCGCGCGTCGACCAAGCCTACGCCGCCCTGCGCATGGCCGACGCCAACCGCCTCCCCAGCCTGAACGCGCAAGCCAGTGGCGGTGGCGACGGTCGCCTCGGCACGCGCCAGGCCAGCAGCGCCAGCGGCGCCTCCTATAACGCCGCCCTGCGCGCCAGCTATGAAATCGACCTGCGCGGCCGCAACCGCGCCCTGAGCGACAGCGCCGCCGCCCAGTTGCAAGCGAGCCGCTACGAGCGCGAGGCCAGCCGCCTGAGTGTCACCGGCGCCGTCGTCAACGCCTGGCTGCAAAGAAGCGCGCTGGCCGAACGCCTCGCCATCGCCGACGCCAACATCGCCAGCGCCGAACGCATGCTGGCGCTGGTCGCCGCCCGCGTCCGCGCCGGCGCCGCCCATCCGCTAGAACTGGCCCAGCAGCGCGGCCTGCTCGCCGCCCAGCATCGCCAGCGTGCCGAACTGCGCCAGCAACACGAAGACAGCCACCTCGCCCTCGCACTCCTGCTCGGCCAGCCCCCTGCCAATGTCCACCTTGGTGCCTGGCACCGATCGGACACAGGCTCAGCAGCGGAGTCAAATGTCCGATTGGGGTCTGACCCCAAGGTGGACACGGGCTCGGCGGTGCCGCTGCAGCGGCTGGCCTTGCCGGCGGCGGATGCGGGGTTGCCGTCGGGCTTGCTAGCGCGGCGGCCGGATATTGCCAGCGCCGAGGCGCAACTGGCGGCGGCCGATGCGGACGTCGCCGCAGCCCGCGCCGCGCTGTTTCCGAGCCTGACGCTGGATGGCGCGCTGGCTTCTTCGGCCAAAGGTTTTTCGGGCTTGTTCGACAATCCTGTCTACAGCCTGGCGGCGGCCATCGGCGCGCCGCTGTTCGATGGCGGCCGTCTGGCGGCGGGACGCGATCTGGCCGGCGCGCGCCGCAGCGAGCTGCTGGCCGCTTACCGCCGCACCGTGATGACGGCCTTTGCCGACGTCGAACGCGCCTTGAACGCCATCGCTTCGCTGGCCATTCAGCGCGGCGCCCAGGACGAGGAATTGCGCGAGGCTGGACGCGCCCTGGCGCTGGCCGAGGCGCGCTACCGCGCCGGCGCGGAGAACGCCCTGACCCTGCTCGATGCCCAGCGCACCCTGTACGCGGCGCAGGACGCATCCTTGCAACTGCAACTGGCGCGCCTGCAGGCATCGGTCGCGCTGCACCAGGCTTTGGGCGGCGGCTGGCAACAAGGTTCCTAA
- a CDS encoding sigma-70 family RNA polymerase sigma factor, whose amino-acid sequence MSAHDLAPRSDFAALYMEHHGWLVAWLRRKLNGADHAVDLAHDTFVRILCQPDQKRAPLQEPRAYLTTVARNLLINYVRRQSLEQAYLDVLAQLPEAQTPSPETRLMLLETLHEIDAMLDGLPSKAREAFLLSQLEGLTYAEIGERLDVTVRTVKRYMAAAFEQCILLLDDGA is encoded by the coding sequence GTGTCAGCCCACGATCTTGCGCCGCGCAGTGACTTTGCCGCCCTGTACATGGAACACCATGGCTGGCTGGTGGCTTGGCTGCGCCGTAAGCTCAATGGCGCCGACCACGCCGTCGACCTGGCGCACGACACCTTCGTGCGCATCCTCTGCCAGCCGGACCAGAAGCGCGCCCCGCTGCAGGAGCCGCGTGCCTACCTCACCACGGTCGCGCGCAACTTGCTGATCAATTACGTGCGCCGCCAGTCGCTGGAACAGGCCTATCTCGACGTGCTGGCCCAGTTGCCCGAGGCGCAGACGCCTTCGCCCGAAACGCGCCTGATGCTGCTGGAAACCCTGCATGAAATCGACGCCATGCTGGACGGCCTGCCCAGCAAGGCGCGCGAAGCCTTCCTGCTCTCGCAGCTGGAAGGCTTGACCTATGCCGAAATCGGCGAGCGCCTGGATGTCACCGTGCGCACCGTGAAACGCTATATGGCGGCGGCCTTCGAGCAGTGCATCCTGCTGCTGGACGACGGCGCATGA
- a CDS encoding FecR domain-containing protein — MSGQSAPAVDPRAAREAARWMMRMHSGEMSAADQRRCAQWRASDPENEKAWQRAERVAHKLGMVPPALGAPALRNAAGDSQRRTALTTLALALGAIPLGWAVWRATPWDEWNADQQTAAGERREISLPDGGSVVLNTATALDVQYDSATRRLRLYKGEILVQTAADPLGRHFIVESPQGAMRAIGTRFVVRLDGEHTRLGVLEGAVEVRPASHPDAPYVVRAGRQSRFNAAGGATEVLDPNADAWNSGVLYAEKMPLADFVAELARYRPGLLRCDPSAARLRVSGAFQLRDTDSILQALAASLPVRVQTRTRYWVTLTHA, encoded by the coding sequence ATGAGTGGTCAGAGCGCGCCGGCTGTCGATCCGCGCGCCGCGCGCGAAGCGGCGCGCTGGATGATGCGCATGCACTCCGGCGAAATGAGCGCCGCCGACCAGCGCCGCTGCGCCCAATGGCGCGCCAGCGATCCAGAAAACGAAAAAGCCTGGCAGCGCGCCGAAAGAGTGGCGCACAAGCTGGGCATGGTGCCGCCCGCCCTGGGCGCTCCCGCCCTGCGCAACGCCGCCGGCGACAGCCAGCGCCGCACCGCCCTCACAACCTTGGCGCTGGCGCTGGGTGCCATTCCTTTGGGCTGGGCCGTCTGGCGCGCCACGCCCTGGGACGAGTGGAATGCGGACCAGCAGACCGCTGCTGGCGAGCGCCGCGAAATCAGCCTGCCCGATGGCGGCAGCGTGGTGCTGAACACCGCCACCGCCCTCGACGTCCAATACGACAGCGCCACGCGCCGCCTGCGCCTCTACAAGGGCGAAATTCTGGTGCAGACCGCCGCCGATCCGCTGGGCCGCCACTTCATTGTGGAAAGCCCGCAAGGCGCCATGCGCGCCATCGGCACGCGCTTCGTGGTGCGTCTGGACGGCGAACACACCCGCCTTGGCGTGCTGGAAGGCGCGGTCGAAGTACGCCCCGCCAGCCATCCGGATGCGCCCTATGTCGTGCGCGCCGGCCGCCAAAGCCGCTTCAACGCCGCTGGCGGCGCGACCGAAGTGCTCGATCCGAATGCCGATGCCTGGAACAGCGGCGTGTTGTACGCCGAAAAAATGCCGCTGGCCGACTTCGTGGCCGAACTGGCGCGCTACCGTCCCGGCCTGTTGCGCTGCGACCCTTCCGCCGCCCGCCTGCGCGTTTCCGGCGCTTTCCAGCTGCGCGACACCGACAGCATCCTGCAGGCGCTGGCCGCCTCCCTTCCCGTGCGCGTGCAGACGCGTACCCGCTACTGGGTCACGCTGACCCACGCCTGA